The following are encoded together in the Rhizobium tumorigenes genome:
- a CDS encoding translocation/assembly module TamB domain-containing protein, translating into MGTLIRVLSGLTRLVGIVLVAVVVIAIGLVLAIGFAPGVTRFAVDEVAKLASTPDRRITVTDPSGLLTGKLRAGNVTLSDTKGIFGQISGLSVDWSPLALIKGTFHAETIAADKVDFVRLPVSTAEVVPEPTQATRTAFTLPVAVTVDAFNLPNIQLSKQIAGNDFALAASGSLDADGNRMAMKLNANRLDVPDARLVADVVFAPDDNQLKLQANLAEPKGGMLAGLLRLPGSPAMNIDLSGQGPLSDWTGKLQAALDGQQMATIDGRHVLSADGVRHITVKGGGKVDSLLPPNFRPLFAGQTTIDVAAAFDGKGKIDIQTGNLATGSVVLAASGTLDPAGNNSLNANLIGTSGPVDFRWPLAEGEARALISRVDLALTGAAGSAKIDARAQIDSASVPQGRLAKVDLTAKSDDFNVSASSGPLLLNLSVGDASFVNPDLQRAVHGPLSLSAPLQLSSNNIGFNGTTLKSGGINGTLNGRYTLTSQSLNGNFKLAVAPAALPEAVAQKFDAPISLEAQVAGTIPSKINLSNLHLKSGTAEINGNIALADEALTADLSGRLLKLSKLLDTADGQADFTVKASGPLAKLGVDASLKAINVKLAGRLLDTLDVAVKGVADPNAPEGSVTASGAIDGKPINISANATSKDGATDIPGLSVEIGDNSLNGWLTLSPGFEPAGSLTFDFPDIGLLAALAGQRAEGNLRGEVKIDNDNGKTSAVINASGSGVRRDDLSIVKPEIGLTISDLKAFAANGSIRAGEIASGTNRLVAPALTFKQQGNRTDFDLKANYDDKPVTASGNVVTGNGQTVVSLDNFAATPMAIPVKLGAPTKATIANGTVTLSGLTIQTGSGSINVTGSAGEALDIEAKITSLPASLANTFMASLAAEGTISGTAKVTGKPASPNVVFQADWANAATSQTKSAGISALGIKTNGKFADNKVTIDLNLSGPSGLSLNGGGSVEVAGSKALALKFEGTVPFDVLAGQLSAQGYVASGAAKVNVQIGGTTAAPAITGSVNVSGAKLLDIRRNLAVNAISANLTLEGPQARLVSLNATLGSGGTVSASGTVGISGDFPADIAIKLNRATYVDGTLVTATVDGTLGIKGPILTAPVLSGRLRLEKASITVPEKLPASLSEINIRHKNAPTAVTAQFKKDRAEGATQKSMSLGLDLQLDAPSQIFVRGRGIDAELGGSVIIKGTAATPVVTGGFTMRRGRLTILSRRLDFTDKSRISFAGDLTPTLDMEATSTASSTTVTVNVSGVATDPTIGFSSSPALPQDEVMAQLIFGQSMAKLSPVQIAQLADAASQLAGGRSTSLFEGLRNQLGVDDLDVTTDSKGQTQVGVGRYINKRTYLELQQGTGNSTKAVINLDVGRGIKLQGSAGSNGAGGAGVVYEHEYD; encoded by the coding sequence ATGGGCACTTTGATAAGAGTTTTGAGCGGACTGACCAGGCTCGTCGGCATCGTCCTCGTTGCCGTCGTGGTGATTGCGATTGGCCTGGTCCTGGCGATTGGCTTTGCCCCGGGCGTGACGCGTTTTGCCGTCGATGAAGTCGCCAAGCTCGCCTCGACGCCTGACCGCCGTATCACCGTCACGGACCCCTCCGGTCTTTTGACGGGCAAGCTGCGCGCCGGCAACGTTACGCTCTCCGACACGAAGGGAATTTTTGGCCAGATCTCCGGCCTGTCCGTAGACTGGTCGCCGCTTGCCCTTATCAAGGGCACCTTCCATGCCGAGACGATCGCCGCTGACAAGGTGGATTTCGTGCGGTTGCCGGTCAGCACTGCGGAAGTCGTGCCGGAGCCGACGCAGGCAACGCGCACCGCGTTCACCTTGCCCGTCGCCGTCACAGTCGATGCGTTCAACCTGCCCAATATCCAACTGAGCAAGCAGATCGCCGGCAACGACTTCGCGCTGGCAGCCTCGGGCAGCCTCGATGCGGACGGCAACAGGATGGCGATGAAGCTCAATGCCAACCGCCTGGATGTGCCGGACGCAAGGCTGGTGGCCGACGTCGTCTTTGCACCCGACGACAACCAGCTGAAACTTCAGGCCAATCTCGCAGAGCCGAAAGGCGGTATGCTGGCCGGTCTGCTGCGCTTGCCCGGAAGTCCCGCAATGAACATCGATCTTTCCGGCCAGGGCCCTCTCTCAGACTGGACCGGCAAGCTGCAGGCGGCCCTGGATGGCCAGCAGATGGCGACGATAGACGGGCGCCACGTGCTGTCGGCAGACGGCGTGCGCCACATCACCGTCAAGGGCGGCGGCAAGGTGGACTCCCTGCTGCCACCGAATTTCCGGCCTCTCTTTGCCGGCCAGACGACCATCGACGTGGCAGCCGCCTTTGACGGCAAAGGCAAGATCGATATCCAGACCGGCAATCTCGCGACAGGCAGCGTCGTGCTTGCGGCATCCGGGACACTAGATCCCGCCGGCAACAACAGTCTCAATGCCAATCTGATCGGCACCTCCGGACCGGTAGACTTCCGCTGGCCGCTGGCCGAAGGCGAGGCTCGCGCCCTGATTTCACGCGTCGATCTCGCGCTAACCGGCGCAGCAGGCTCCGCAAAAATCGATGCCAGGGCGCAGATCGACAGCGCCAGCGTGCCGCAGGGGCGTCTTGCAAAGGTGGACCTCACCGCAAAGAGCGATGATTTCAATGTCTCGGCAAGCTCCGGTCCGCTGCTGCTCAACCTGTCAGTGGGCGATGCTTCCTTCGTCAATCCGGACCTGCAGCGGGCAGTGCACGGCCCGCTATCGCTGTCCGCCCCCCTGCAACTCTCTTCCAACAATATCGGCTTCAACGGTACGACTCTGAAAAGCGGCGGTATCAACGGCACGCTCAACGGTCGCTACACGCTGACCTCGCAGTCTCTGAACGGCAATTTCAAGCTGGCAGTAGCCCCGGCAGCACTGCCCGAGGCGGTCGCCCAGAAATTCGATGCGCCGATTTCGCTGGAGGCGCAGGTCGCCGGCACCATCCCCTCCAAGATCAATCTTTCCAATCTCCATCTGAAATCCGGTACCGCCGAGATTAACGGCAATATCGCCCTTGCGGACGAGGCGCTGACAGCGGATCTCTCCGGCCGATTGCTGAAACTTTCAAAGCTGCTGGACACCGCCGACGGCCAGGCCGACTTTACCGTCAAGGCATCGGGGCCGCTGGCAAAACTCGGCGTCGATGCCAGCCTGAAGGCGATCAACGTGAAACTGGCCGGCCGCCTACTGGATACGCTAGACGTCGCTGTCAAAGGCGTCGCCGATCCGAATGCCCCCGAGGGCAGCGTCACCGCGTCGGGTGCGATCGATGGCAAGCCGATCAACATCAGCGCCAATGCTACTTCCAAGGATGGCGCAACCGACATACCCGGCCTCAGCGTGGAGATCGGCGACAACAGCCTGAATGGGTGGCTGACCCTGTCGCCGGGCTTCGAGCCGGCCGGCTCTTTGACCTTCGACTTTCCTGATATAGGGCTGTTGGCGGCGCTGGCTGGCCAGCGGGCAGAGGGCAACCTCCGAGGCGAGGTCAAGATCGACAACGACAACGGCAAGACCTCTGCCGTGATCAATGCATCCGGTTCCGGAGTGCGGCGAGACGATCTTTCCATCGTCAAGCCGGAGATCGGGCTGACCATCAGCGACCTCAAGGCATTCGCTGCCAATGGCAGCATTCGTGCGGGCGAAATCGCTTCCGGCACGAACCGGCTGGTCGCCCCGGCGCTGACATTCAAGCAGCAGGGCAACCGCACGGACTTCGATCTGAAGGCCAACTATGACGACAAGCCGGTGACAGCATCGGGAAATGTCGTGACTGGTAACGGCCAGACGGTTGTCAGCCTCGATAACTTCGCGGCAACCCCGATGGCTATTCCGGTAAAGCTTGGCGCGCCGACGAAAGCAACGATTGCCAACGGCACCGTGACACTTTCCGGACTGACCATCCAGACCGGCAGCGGATCGATCAACGTGACCGGCAGCGCCGGTGAGGCTCTCGATATCGAGGCCAAGATCACAAGCCTGCCCGCAAGTCTGGCGAACACCTTCATGGCAAGCCTCGCCGCCGAGGGTACGATCTCCGGCACGGCCAAGGTAACCGGCAAGCCTGCGTCCCCGAACGTCGTATTTCAGGCAGACTGGGCCAATGCCGCCACGAGCCAGACGAAATCGGCCGGCATTTCCGCGCTGGGCATCAAGACAAACGGTAAGTTTGCAGACAACAAGGTCACGATCGACCTTAATCTCAGCGGCCCCTCCGGTCTGTCGCTGAACGGTGGCGGCAGTGTCGAGGTTGCAGGCAGCAAGGCCCTGGCCCTGAAATTCGAAGGCACCGTACCGTTCGACGTTCTTGCCGGGCAGTTGTCGGCACAGGGTTACGTTGCCAGCGGCGCGGCAAAGGTCAATGTCCAGATCGGTGGCACGACGGCTGCGCCGGCAATCACGGGCAGCGTCAACGTCAGCGGCGCCAAGCTCCTCGATATCCGTCGCAACCTTGCGGTCAACGCAATCTCCGCAAACCTGACGCTGGAGGGCCCGCAGGCGCGCCTAGTCAGCCTGAATGCGACGCTGGGCAGCGGCGGCACGGTTTCCGCCAGCGGCACCGTCGGCATCTCCGGTGACTTCCCGGCAGACATCGCCATCAAGCTCAACAGGGCGACCTATGTCGACGGCACGCTTGTCACTGCGACCGTCGACGGCACGCTCGGCATCAAGGGGCCAATCCTGACCGCTCCCGTCCTTAGCGGGCGGCTGAGGCTGGAGAAGGCGTCGATCACGGTGCCGGAAAAGCTGCCCGCGTCGCTGTCGGAAATCAACATCCGCCACAAGAACGCCCCCACCGCCGTGACCGCCCAGTTCAAGAAGGACCGGGCGGAAGGCGCCACGCAGAAATCGATGAGCCTCGGGCTGGACCTGCAACTCGATGCGCCGTCCCAGATTTTCGTGCGCGGTCGTGGCATCGATGCGGAACTCGGCGGCAGCGTCATCATCAAGGGGACAGCAGCCACGCCTGTCGTCACCGGCGGCTTCACAATGCGCCGTGGCCGATTGACCATTCTCAGCCGCCGGCTGGATTTCACCGACAAGAGCCGCATCAGCTTTGCCGGCGACCTGACACCCACCCTCGACATGGAAGCGACCTCGACGGCGAGTTCGACGACCGTGACCGTCAATGTGTCAGGCGTCGCCACGGACCCGACCATCGGCTTCTCCTCCTCGCCCGCTCTGCCGCAGGACGAGGTCATGGCACAGCTCATCTTCGGCCAGTCCATGGCCAAGCTTTCGCCGGTGCAGATTGCCCAGCTCGCAGACGCCGCCAGCCAGCTGGCCGGTGGCCGCTCGACCTCGCTGTTCGAGGGTTTGCGCAACCAGCTCGGCGTGGACGACCTCGATGTCACTACCGACTCCAAGGGCCAGACCCAGGTCGGCGTGGGCCGCTACATCAACAAGCGCACCTATCTGGAACTGCAGCAGGGCACCGGCAATTCGACCAAGGCCGTGATCAACCTCGATGTCGGGCGCGGCATCAAGCTGCAGGGCTCGGCTGGCTCCAACGGTGCCGGTGGCGCCGGTGTCGTCTATGAACACGAATACGACTAG
- a CDS encoding Lrp/AsnC family transcriptional regulator — protein sequence MDDLDRELLSALRHNSRIPVSSLAAATGASRATVSARIDRLVENGTITGFTIRTGHETRSAGVRAIVMIEVLGRLADRVADQLRGLPQVRALHSTNGKWDFIAELESHDLAGFDETLRRIRLIDGINTTESNILLKTSKTGF from the coding sequence ATGGATGATCTGGACCGGGAGCTGCTGAGTGCGCTCAGGCATAATTCGCGGATACCGGTTTCATCGCTGGCTGCTGCAACCGGTGCATCGCGCGCCACAGTCTCGGCGCGCATCGACAGGCTGGTGGAAAACGGCACCATCACCGGCTTCACGATTCGCACCGGCCACGAGACGAGATCCGCAGGTGTGCGCGCAATCGTGATGATCGAGGTGCTCGGCAGGCTGGCAGACCGGGTCGCCGATCAGCTGCGCGGGTTGCCGCAGGTGCGCGCCCTGCACAGTACCAATGGCAAATGGGATTTCATCGCCGAGCTGGAGAGCCATGACCTTGCCGGCTTCGACGAGACGCTCAGGCGCATCCGGCTGATCGACGGTATCAACACGACGGAATCGAACATTCTCCTGAAAACCAGCAAGACCGGTTTCTAG
- the rocF gene encoding arginase, whose protein sequence is MNTHSTSVTLIGVPLEEGSGRRGAAMGPTALRIAGIDTMLIELGYNVIDAGDLHPEPAGDLPDHPKAHHLKVVGAFTRALESSVYDVAKAGGFPIILGGDHALSMGSVSGMARYAAGIGRPLFVLWLDAHADFNSPVTSPSGNIHGMPVAFFCGEAEFADILPKERPFVDPRKVYQVGIRSVDPHERDAIREHGVNVFDMRAIDEQGVASIISNILTTVSNANGLLHVSFDVDFLDPDVAPGVGTTVPGGATFREAHLVMEMLSDSGLVSSLDLVELNPFLDDRGKSARVLVELTASLFGRRIFDRPTRAA, encoded by the coding sequence ATGAACACCCACTCGACCTCTGTCACGCTGATCGGCGTTCCTCTCGAAGAAGGCTCTGGCCGACGCGGCGCGGCCATGGGGCCGACGGCGCTCCGCATCGCCGGCATCGACACGATGCTGATCGAACTCGGTTATAACGTTATCGATGCCGGTGACCTTCACCCGGAACCGGCCGGCGACTTGCCGGATCATCCGAAGGCACATCACCTGAAGGTCGTCGGCGCCTTTACCCGGGCGCTGGAATCAAGCGTATACGACGTGGCCAAGGCAGGCGGATTTCCCATCATTCTTGGCGGCGACCATGCCCTGTCGATGGGCAGCGTCTCCGGCATGGCCCGCTATGCAGCCGGTATCGGCCGCCCGCTTTTCGTCTTGTGGCTCGACGCCCATGCCGACTTCAATTCGCCGGTGACGTCTCCGTCCGGCAATATCCACGGAATGCCGGTGGCGTTTTTCTGCGGCGAGGCGGAATTCGCCGACATCCTGCCGAAGGAGCGACCCTTCGTCGACCCGCGCAAGGTCTACCAGGTCGGCATCCGCTCCGTCGATCCACATGAGCGCGATGCCATCCGCGAGCACGGTGTCAACGTCTTCGACATGCGCGCCATCGACGAGCAGGGCGTGGCCTCCATCATCAGCAACATCCTGACGACCGTGAGCAATGCAAATGGCCTGCTGCATGTCAGCTTCGACGTCGATTTCCTCGATCCGGACGTCGCACCCGGCGTCGGCACCACCGTTCCCGGCGGCGCCACCTTCCGAGAAGCACATCTGGTCATGGAGATGCTGTCGGACAGCGGCCTTGTATCGTCGCTGGATCTCGTCGAACTCAATCCGTTTCTCGACGATCGTGGCAAGAGTGCCCGCGTTCTTGTTGAACTGACGGCCAGCCTGTTCGGCCGCCGCATCTTCGACCGCCCGACCCGCGCCGCCTGA
- the rocD gene encoding ornithine--oxo-acid transaminase, whose translation MTLSANLIATEQRLGAHNYKPLDVILSRGEGVYVWDTDGNRYLDCLSAYSAVNQGHCHPKILAAMTEQAGKLTLTSRAFRNDQLAYLYEELAALTGSHKILPMNSGAEAVETVVKAVRKWGYEVKGVAENQAEIIVCSENFHGRTLGIISFSTDPDARNGFGPYAPGFVTVPFGDADALAAAITENTVAVLVEPIQGEAGVIIPPAGYFTRVRELCTDNNVTLILDEIQTGLGRTGRLLAEEHEGIEADVTLIGKALSGGFYPVSAVLSNSEVLGVLKPGQHGSTFGGNPLACAVARAALKVLTEEGMIENAAVMGNRFLDGLRAIRSNIVKDVRGRGLMMAIELDPEAGGARPYCDALKALGILAKDTHGHTIRLAPPLVITADQVDWAVERLAKVLA comes from the coding sequence GTGACCTTGTCCGCCAATCTCATAGCCACCGAACAGCGCCTCGGCGCCCACAACTACAAGCCGCTCGACGTCATCCTGTCACGTGGCGAAGGCGTGTATGTATGGGACACCGACGGCAATCGTTATCTCGATTGCCTGTCCGCATATTCGGCGGTCAACCAGGGTCACTGCCATCCAAAGATCCTCGCGGCCATGACCGAGCAGGCCGGCAAGCTGACGCTGACATCGCGGGCTTTCCGCAACGACCAGCTTGCCTACCTCTACGAAGAGCTCGCCGCCCTCACCGGCTCGCACAAGATCCTGCCGATGAACTCCGGCGCCGAGGCAGTCGAGACCGTCGTCAAGGCGGTTCGCAAATGGGGATATGAGGTCAAGGGCGTCGCCGAGAACCAGGCGGAGATCATTGTCTGCTCGGAGAACTTCCACGGCCGGACGCTCGGCATCATCAGTTTTTCGACGGACCCCGATGCCCGCAATGGCTTTGGCCCCTACGCCCCCGGCTTCGTCACCGTGCCCTTCGGCGATGCCGATGCACTGGCGGCAGCGATTACCGAAAATACAGTTGCGGTTCTGGTGGAGCCGATCCAGGGCGAGGCCGGCGTCATCATTCCGCCGGCCGGCTATTTCACGCGTGTCCGCGAACTCTGCACCGACAACAACGTCACGCTGATCCTCGACGAGATCCAGACCGGGCTTGGCCGTACAGGCAGGCTGCTGGCTGAGGAGCATGAAGGCATTGAGGCGGACGTGACGCTGATCGGCAAGGCGCTGTCAGGCGGCTTCTATCCGGTGTCTGCGGTGCTTTCGAACTCGGAGGTTCTGGGTGTCCTGAAGCCTGGCCAGCATGGCTCGACTTTCGGCGGCAACCCGCTAGCCTGCGCCGTCGCCCGCGCCGCCCTGAAGGTGCTGACGGAAGAAGGCATGATCGAGAACGCCGCCGTCATGGGCAACCGCTTCCTCGATGGCCTCAGGGCAATCCGGTCCAACATCGTCAAGGACGTTCGCGGTCGCGGCTTGATGATGGCGATAGAACTGGACCCGGAAGCCGGCGGCGCCAGGCCTTACTGCGACGCCTTGAAGGCACTCGGCATTCTGGCCAAGGACACCCACGGCCATACGATCCGTCTTGCACCTCCGCTTGTCATCACGGCAGATCAGGTCGACTGGGCCGTCGAGCGACTTGCCAAGGTCCTCGCATAG
- a CDS encoding methyl-accepting chemotaxis protein, with amino-acid sequence MSIIPFSSGTKAKAINAALMKSQAVIEFDLTGKIITANENFCNTLGYKLQDIAGRHHSIFCDPAYVASSEYRTFWANLGDGKFDSGEYKRLGKDGREVWLQATYNPVLSHGKPSKVVKFASVITDAKLRAADAEGKLNAISRVQAVIEFTPGGEIITANENFLSLLGYRLEDIRGRHHQIFCDPAYVSTSAYRKFWETLSSGQFIAEEFMRIGKGGKVVWIQASYNPILDMNGRIFKVVKFATDVTERVRAVAELAAGLTALANGDLVSRIEKPFIPTLEKVRVDFNNSVEKLESAMRVVAENANAIAAGASQTRTASDELARRTEQQAAAVEQTAAALEEITQTVADSARRAEESANLVAQTRSGAELSGAVVRNAVNAMGEIDKSSREISNIISVIDDIAFQTNLLALNAGVEAARAGEAGKGFAVVAQEVRELAQRSAKAAKEIKTLITTSSTQVKNGVSLVDETGRALDTIVRQVGEIDTNVSAIVVAAREQATGLKEINNAVNSMDQNTQQNAAMVEETTAASSSLANEAESLRELLAQFRFGQHSSAMIRSGRPDARVTTGSAPVSRVKAARASGRGATSALAQENWEEF; translated from the coding sequence ATGTCGATCATACCGTTCAGTTCCGGGACCAAAGCCAAGGCGATCAACGCAGCCCTCATGAAATCCCAGGCAGTCATCGAGTTTGATCTGACGGGCAAGATTATCACCGCCAATGAGAATTTCTGCAATACGCTTGGCTACAAGCTGCAGGATATCGCCGGCAGGCACCACAGCATTTTCTGCGACCCCGCCTATGTCGCATCCAGCGAGTACCGCACCTTCTGGGCCAATCTCGGTGACGGCAAGTTCGATTCCGGAGAGTATAAAAGACTTGGGAAGGACGGACGCGAAGTCTGGCTCCAGGCGACCTACAATCCTGTGCTGTCGCACGGCAAACCCAGCAAGGTGGTCAAATTCGCCAGTGTCATCACCGACGCAAAATTGCGCGCGGCCGATGCCGAAGGCAAGCTCAATGCGATTTCCCGAGTCCAGGCCGTGATCGAATTTACGCCTGGTGGAGAGATCATTACGGCCAACGAAAACTTCCTGTCGCTCCTTGGATATAGGCTCGAGGACATCCGCGGACGTCACCACCAGATATTCTGCGACCCGGCCTATGTTTCAACGTCGGCTTACAGGAAGTTCTGGGAAACACTCTCCTCCGGTCAGTTTATCGCGGAAGAGTTCATGCGGATCGGCAAGGGCGGCAAGGTCGTCTGGATTCAGGCTTCCTACAACCCTATCCTGGACATGAACGGTCGCATCTTCAAGGTCGTCAAATTCGCAACCGACGTCACAGAACGCGTCCGCGCAGTCGCAGAACTGGCCGCTGGCCTGACGGCGCTTGCCAATGGCGACCTGGTATCGCGCATCGAAAAGCCTTTCATTCCGACGCTTGAAAAGGTCCGCGTCGACTTCAACAACTCCGTCGAGAAGCTGGAATCGGCCATGCGCGTCGTGGCCGAGAATGCCAACGCGATTGCTGCCGGCGCAAGCCAGACCCGCACAGCTTCCGACGAGCTTGCACGGCGTACCGAGCAACAGGCCGCCGCCGTGGAGCAGACAGCCGCTGCCTTGGAGGAGATCACCCAGACGGTTGCCGACAGCGCACGTCGGGCCGAGGAATCCGCCAATCTGGTGGCCCAGACCAGAAGCGGGGCCGAGCTCTCCGGAGCCGTCGTCCGCAACGCCGTCAATGCGATGGGGGAAATCGACAAGTCGTCGCGCGAAATCAGCAACATCATCAGCGTCATCGACGACATCGCCTTCCAGACCAACCTGCTGGCCTTGAACGCCGGCGTCGAGGCAGCACGGGCCGGGGAAGCCGGCAAGGGCTTTGCAGTCGTCGCCCAGGAAGTCCGCGAACTCGCACAGCGCTCGGCAAAGGCTGCCAAGGAGATCAAGACCCTGATCACCACTTCGTCGACGCAGGTCAAGAACGGCGTGTCGCTGGTGGACGAAACAGGCCGCGCACTGGACACCATCGTCCGCCAGGTCGGCGAGATCGACACGAACGTTTCGGCGATCGTAGTTGCTGCGCGGGAGCAGGCAACCGGGCTGAAAGAGATCAACAACGCCGTCAACTCCATGGACCAGAACACACAGCAGAACGCGGCCATGGTCGAGGAGACGACAGCGGCAAGCAGCAGTCTCGCCAACGAGGCCGAGAGCCTGCGCGAGTTGTTGGCGCAGTTTAGATTTGGGCAACACTCTTCCGCTATGATTCGATCAGGGCGTCCCGATGCCAGAGTGACGACGGGCTCGGCGCCCGTATCGAGGGTAAAGGCCGCTCGCGCCAGCGGTCGCGGGGCCACATCCGCGCTTGCTCAGGAAAATTGGGAAGAATTCTAA
- a CDS encoding chemotaxis protein CheW has product MATITTTSFSGETLEIIAFRLHEQEFCVKTTTIREIRGWAPSTPIPHAPSDVIGVMNLRGSVIPIIDLAYKLGMKSTVANERSAIVVAEVHNMVIGMLVDRVSDILTIGSDQVQPVPEVTASFDRSYCEGIIATENGMICFLNLAKMFKETDAEDMAA; this is encoded by the coding sequence ATGGCAACCATCACGACCACGAGTTTCAGCGGCGAGACCCTCGAGATCATCGCTTTCCGGCTTCACGAGCAGGAATTCTGCGTGAAGACGACAACCATTCGCGAGATCCGCGGCTGGGCTCCTTCAACCCCGATCCCGCATGCACCTTCTGACGTCATCGGCGTCATGAACCTGCGCGGCTCGGTGATCCCGATCATCGATCTTGCCTACAAGCTGGGCATGAAGAGCACCGTCGCCAACGAACGCAGCGCTATCGTCGTCGCCGAAGTCCACAACATGGTCATCGGCATGCTCGTCGATCGCGTCTCGGACATCCTGACGATCGGCTCGGACCAGGTGCAGCCGGTCCCGGAAGTCACCGCTTCCTTTGATCGTTCCTATTGCGAAGGCATCATTGCCACGGAAAACGGTATGATCTGTTTTCTCAACCTGGCGAAGATGTTCAAGGAAACCGACGCAGAGGACATGGCCGCTTAA
- a CDS encoding methyl-accepting chemotaxis protein, translated as MSFGLTSDAQHILDAISRSQAVIEFDLTGKILKANENFCNALGYQQSEVVGRHHSMFCDPEYGASQEYRNFWASLGRGEYASAVFRRIGKSGRNVWIQASYNPVQKSGKPYKVVKFASDITAEHVKSVENAGKLNALSQSQAIIEFTPTGEILVANKNFCNALGYSLSEIVGKHHSLFCDPAYSRSEDYANFWRRLAGGEFVANEFVRLGKGGREIWIQAAYNPIHDANGKVFKVVKFATDVTSRMSAIAKLGESMKALAEGDLTQTIDTPFVPSMEQLRRDFNDALGKLLAAMETIGGNAGAIAAGSREIGTAADDLSKRTEQQAASIEETAAALEEITTAVNDSSKRADEAGRLVAQTRQGAEQSGNVVRNAVAAMGQIEQSSREISSIIGVIDDIAFQTNLLALNAGVEAARAGEAGKGFAVVAQEVRELAQRSAGAAKEIKGLINKSGQLVKNGVALVDETGKALEEIVQQVGDIDKNVIAIVVASKEQSLGLKEINQAVNAMDHATQKNAAMVEENTAASHKLTHETEELQTLLAQFGVGGDGPSRAATASQRPRTAPSLARQPVMRAARSSGSSAAVAESWEEF; from the coding sequence ATGAGCTTCGGACTGACTTCAGACGCCCAGCATATACTCGACGCCATCTCGCGATCACAGGCGGTGATCGAATTCGACCTGACAGGCAAGATCCTGAAAGCGAACGAGAACTTCTGCAACGCGCTCGGCTACCAGCAGAGCGAAGTCGTCGGCAGGCACCACAGCATGTTTTGCGACCCGGAATACGGCGCGTCGCAGGAATATCGCAATTTCTGGGCCAGCCTTGGCCGTGGCGAGTATGCCTCGGCCGTTTTCAGGCGAATTGGCAAGAGCGGCCGGAATGTCTGGATCCAGGCAAGTTACAACCCGGTTCAAAAGAGTGGCAAGCCATACAAGGTCGTCAAATTCGCCTCCGACATCACCGCCGAGCATGTCAAATCTGTCGAGAATGCCGGCAAGCTGAATGCGCTTTCCCAGTCCCAGGCCATCATCGAATTTACACCGACAGGCGAAATCCTCGTTGCCAATAAAAATTTCTGCAATGCACTTGGCTACTCGCTCAGCGAGATAGTTGGCAAACATCACAGCTTGTTCTGCGACCCGGCCTACAGCCGCTCCGAGGACTACGCGAACTTCTGGCGCCGTCTGGCCGGTGGCGAGTTTGTCGCCAATGAGTTCGTCCGCCTCGGCAAGGGAGGTCGCGAAATATGGATCCAGGCCGCCTACAATCCGATCCACGATGCCAACGGCAAGGTCTTCAAGGTCGTGAAATTTGCGACGGATGTCACCAGCCGCATGAGCGCCATTGCTAAACTCGGCGAAAGCATGAAGGCACTGGCGGAAGGCGATCTTACCCAGACCATCGACACGCCGTTCGTCCCCTCGATGGAGCAGTTGCGTCGCGATTTCAACGACGCACTGGGCAAGCTTTTGGCCGCCATGGAGACGATTGGCGGTAACGCGGGCGCCATCGCAGCCGGCTCGCGCGAAATCGGAACGGCAGCAGACGACTTGTCCAAGCGCACGGAGCAACAGGCCGCCTCTATCGAAGAGACGGCGGCAGCCCTTGAGGAGATCACGACCGCGGTCAACGACAGCAGCAAGCGGGCGGACGAAGCGGGACGGCTTGTCGCCCAGACACGGCAAGGCGCCGAGCAATCGGGCAATGTGGTGCGCAACGCAGTTGCCGCGATGGGCCAGATCGAACAATCTTCGCGCGAGATCAGCAGCATCATCGGCGTCATTGACGATATTGCCTTCCAGACCAACCTGCTGGCGCTGAATGCCGGCGTCGAGGCTGCCCGTGCCGGCGAGGCCGGAAAGGGCTTTGCAGTCGTTGCCCAGGAGGTCCGCGAACTCGCCCAGCGCTCCGCCGGGGCTGCCAAGGAGATCAAGGGGCTGATCAACAAATCCGGCCAATTGGTGAAAAATGGGGTCGCGCTGGTCGACGAGACCGGCAAGGCGCTTGAAGAGATCGTTCAGCAGGTCGGCGACATCGACAAGAATGTCATCGCCATCGTCGTGGCCTCGAAGGAACAGTCACTCGGCCTCAAGGAAATCAACCAGGCCGTCAACGCCATGGACCATGCGACCCAGAAGAACGCCGCCATGGTCGAGGAAAACACTGCGGCCAGCCACAAACTTACGCATGAGACCGAGGAGTTGCAGACACTGCTCGCGCAGTTTGGGGTTGGCGGCGACGGCCCATCGCGCGCAGCAACCGCCTCACAACGCCCACGGACCGCGCCATCGCTGGCCCGGCAACCGGTGATGCGGGCGGCAAGGAGCAGCGGTTCGTCAGCAGCAGTCGCAGAGAGCTGGGAGGAATTCTAG